The Anaeromyxobacter sp. Fw109-5 genomic interval GCGCGCCGCGGCGAGCAGGTGCCCCTCCGCCACGTCGCGCGCGTGGACCACGTTCAGGCCCGTGTCCACGAAGGCGGGGAGCTTCCCGAGCGCGAAGTCCAGGAGGATGCGCCCGGTCGGCGTCGGCTTCACGTCCCAGGCGCCGACCGGCGCGGACGGGTTCACCACCACGACGGGGAGGCCGCGCGCGACGTAGGAGAGGGCCGCCCGCTCCGCCTCGAGCTTCGAGCGCTTGTAGTGGCTCGTGAGCTGCCCCGCCACGAGCGGCGTGTGCTCGTCGCAGGGCGCGGGCGCCGCCGCGAGACCGATGGTGCCGACCGTGGAGGTGTAGACCACCCGCTCGACGCCTTCGGCGAGGCACGCCTCCATGACGTGCACCGTGCCCTCGACGTTCGACGCGTAGAGCTCGCGCGGATCGCGCGCCCAGAAGCGGTAGTCCGCGGCGACGTGGAACACCCGCCGGCAGCCGCGCACCGCGCGGCGCACCGCCTCCGCGTCGCGGAGGTCTCCCTCGACGAGCTCGATCGGGAGCCCGTCCACGTTCGTGCGCGGGGAGAACGCCCGGACGAGCGCGCGCACCTCCACGCCCCGCTCGAGCAGGAGCCGCGCCACGTTCGCCCCGAGGAAACCGGTCGCGCCGGTGACGAGCACTCTTCCGCTCGCCCCCGGCGCCGAGCCGCTGTCGTCGAGAGATCCCGTCATTGGCGCATCGCGGCGCGAGTGATCATCGCCTCACCGTGAACCTCCGCCCCGCCGCGAGGCGTGTACGATCCATCCCGACCGCCTTCGGTGCAATGGAGCCGGGGTCGCCCGGATGCGGTCGCGCGAAGGTGTGCGACGAAAAGTGTGCTCCCGGATCAGGGGAGTCGCCCGTGTCATGTTGCCCGGGAACCCACGTGGGAGCGCGGGCGCAACGCGCTCCTGATCAGGGGCCTGCCGCACGACCGAGCAGCGCTCAGCCCGGCGGCAGCGCAGCCCCGTGGCGATGACCGGGCGCTGCCGCGCGGAGGTCGAGGCGCCGATCCCGGCTCGCGCAGCGACGGCTGCGCCCGACGACCCCCCGGCAGGGCGCGTTCAGGAGCTCGTCCGCCACGCGGAACGCCTCGCTCGCCGGGGCGACGAACCGATCGACCCGCCCGCACTGGCAGCAGCGGATCCGGAGGGTCACCGTGCCGTCGCTCGCGCTCTTCGCCATCTTCGGCCTCCGACGGCCACCTAAGCACGAGCCATGCCGCGCCCGACCCGTGCTCGCACGCCCGCTACGGCCTCCCGTGCCTCGCGCGGTTAGATCGCGCCGTCCCCGGCGCGCCGCGCAGGCCCCACTGCGCAGCGCCTTGACCCGAGAGGTACGAATGACCGAACGATCGAGCCTCCGCACGCGGGCCGTCGCGGGCGAGCCCGTGGACCCGACCTACCGCGCCATCGGGACCCCCGTCGTGCAGGCCACGAGCTTCGTCGTGGAGCCCGGCGAGGTCGGGTTCTCCGCCGCCGACATGCAGGAGGAGCAGCCGTACTTCTACGGCCGGTGGGGGTCCCCCACGGTCCGCGTGCTCGAGCAGCGCCTCGCCGACCTCGACGACGGCGAGGACGCGGTCTGCTTCGCGAGCGGGATGGCCGCGGCGTCGGGGCTGCTCCTGCACCTGCTGCGCGCCGGCGATCACGCGATCGTGAGCGACGTCTGCTACGCGGGCGTGGCGGAGCTCTGCGCCGGCGCGCTCCGCCGGCTCGGCGTCGAGATCACCTTCGCCGACCTCTCGGACCTCGAGGAGGTGCGCGGGGCGCTGCGCCCGGGCACGCGGCTCGTCTACGCCGAGACCCCGGTGAATCCGACGCTGCGCCTCGCCGACGTGGAGGCGCTCGCGGACCTCGCGCACCGCGCGGGCGCGGCGCTCGCCGTCGACTCGACCATCGCGACGCCGTTCGGGCTCCGGCCGCTCGCGCTCGGCGCCGACTACGTGCTCCACTCGCTCACCAAGTACGCGTGCGGGCACGGCGACGCCCTCGGCGGCGTGGTCGTCGGGCGGCGCGCGGCGATGGCGGCGCTCCGGCAGGACGCGCTCGTCCACCTGGGCGCGGCGATGAGCCCCTCCTCGGCGAGCCTCATCCTGCGCGGGCTGGTGACGCTCCCGCTGCGGATGCGCGCCCACGAGGAGGGGGCGCGCGCGGTGGCGGAGTTCCTGGAGCGGCACCCGCGCGTCCGGCGCGTGCTGTACCCCGGCCTCGCCTCTCACCCGCAGGCGGAGCTCGCGCGGCGGCAGCTCCAGAACGCCTCCGGCCTGCTCGCCTTCGTCGCGGACGGAGGCGACGCGCTCGCGCGCCGGCTCGCGGAGCGGCTTCGCCTGATCCTGTACGCCGTCTCCCTGGGCAAGCACCGCAGCCTCGTGTACTTCCTGCCGACCGAGGATCTCCTGCGGACCTCCTTCCCGCTCCAGGGCGACAAGGCGGCGCGCTTCCGTGCGGTCGCCGGGGAGGGGCTGTTCCGCCTCTCCGTCGGGCTCGAGGCGCCGGAGGAGATCGTGGCGGATCTCGAGCAGGCGCTCCGGTGACGATCCGGCGCGCCCGGCGGCGCCCTACGCCGGCGTCTCCGGCTGCTTCGCGTCGAGCACCTCCGCCTCCTCTGGGAGGGCGGGGCGGCCGTCGCGCTCGCCCGGCGGGGCGACGGGGCGCGTCTCGGGGGCGACGGCGGCGAGCTCCCGGAGCGTCGCGTTCAGCGGCGAGGCGCGCCGCTCGTCTTGGTCGGCGTGGATCAGCCGCTGGAGCTCCGGCCCGAGCCGGCGCTCCACCGCCGCGCGCACGTCCTCGGCCTGGGGCTCGCGGCGGAGCGCGTCGCGCAGGTCGCTCGCGCGGATGTCGTCGAGATCGCGACCCGGCACGTAGCCCACGTGCTGGGCGACGGCGGCGCGGACGAGCAGGCCCGCGCGCACCAGCGCCTCGAGGATCTCCTCGATCACGGGGGGCGGCACCTCCAGGAGCGCGGCCAGCTCGGGCGCCGAGCGCCGCGGCCCGCCGGCGAGGAAGTCGCGCGCGATCTGCGCGCCCGCGGCGACGGCGAGCGTCTCCTTCAGCGCCTGATCGGCGCGCTTCCCGCGCAGCCGCTGTCGCACGATCTGCTCGTTCTGGTGGCTCGCGGCGATCTCCGCTCCCACGAGCACGATGAGCCACGACACGTAGGACCACACGAGGAAGATCGGGAGCGCGCTGAGGACGGAGTAGAGGGCGTTGTACTTGGCGACGCCCATCTGGAGCTGCACGTGCAGCACCAGCGCGCCCTGCCAGCCCAGCGCCGCGACCGCGGCGCCGAGCAGCGCCGAGAACGGCCGGACGCGCACGTTCGGCAGGATCGTGTACATCGCGAAGAGCGCGAGGCAGACGACCGCGACCGGCGTGAAGCCGAGCGCGAAGTCGATCGCGGGCCCGAGCCCGAGCCGCTCGCGCAGGAACACGATCACGCTCGAGCTCTGCGCCGCCGTGGAGATGGTCGCCGCCGCGAACACGAGGATGGGCGTGGTCACGAGCAGCGTGACGTAGTCGGTGATCTGGCGGAGGAACGGCCGCGTCGTCTTCGCCCCGAACACGTCGTTCAGCGCGACCTCGATGCTCGAGACGAGCGAGACGCTCGTGTACACCAGCACCACGAGCCCGAGCGCGCCGAGCCGCGACACGTCGGTCCGCTCCACGAACTCGAGGATCCGCTCGGTGGCCTGGTGCAGCGCCGGGTTCGCGCCGAAGGTGTCCGCGAGGTAGGGCCGGACGATCTCGCCGATGAAGGTGCGGTACGCGCCGAAGCCCTTCAGCACCGCGAAGGCGAAGGCGAGGAACGGCACGACGGAGAGGATGCTGTAGTAGGTGAGCGCGGCGGCGCGGACCGTCAGCCGGTTGTCGAGGAACCCCCGGACCGTGGAGTAGCCGAGCCGGCTCACGCGGAACAACGCGGCCTTCGCCCTCGGCAGCTCCGCCGGCCGGGCGTCCCAGATCCGCGCGGAGAAGAACGCGCGCAGGCGGTCGAGCGGGTGGTGCAGCGCGGTGGCGTTCACGTCTTCGAAGATCCATCCCGTGGGGCGAAGCGGCGAGCGCGGCCCCCCGAGGGCGCGGCGTCCGTGCCGCGGGGCGCCCGGAGGACGGGCGCTCGGACGCCGCCGCCATACCCTTCTTTCGCCGCCGGCCCGGCGTCCCGCCGCCGCCCGGCGGCGGGAAGATCGCCCGGGGGAAGCGAGGGAAGCCATGGCCATCTTCAAGCACGTCCTCGCGGCGACGGACTTCAGCGAGACGTCGGGCCGCGCGCTCGAGACGGCGGTCGCGATCGCGCGCGAGGCCGGCGCCGAGCTGAGCGTCGTGCACGTCTGCGAGATCCCGCCGTACACCGACTTCGCCTCGCCGGTGGATCTGGTGACGCCGATCACCGACGTCGCAGAGACGAAGCTCGAGCAGCTGCTCTCCTCGATCCGCGACGTCTGCCCGGCGGCGAAGGGCTACGTCAGGGTCGGCGCGCCCTGGGAACAGCTCCTCGCCACCGCCGCGGAGCGCGGCGCGGACCTCGTCGTGGTCGGCACCCACGGACGGCGCGGGTTCGCGCACGCCATGATGGGCAGCGTCGCCGAGCGCGTCGTGCGCCTTTCCCCGGTCCCGGTGCTGACGGTGCGGTCCCGGATCCCGGGGTGAGGCGGATCGGCTAGAGCGCGTCGCTCGCGGCCGCGTCCGCGAGGGGTTTCGCCGGCGCGGCGGCGGGGCGACGCCGCTCGCGCAGGAGCGTGCTGCAGTCGGGGCAGTTCACCCGGCTGCGGATGGTCCAGTGCGCGGTCGGATCGTCCACTCCGCACAGGATCTGGCGAAGCTCGCGGTCGTAGTAGTGGATGGTCTTGTTTCGTTCCTGCTGCTCCATTGAGTCTCCTGACGCCGGCCGGAGGAGGGGACGACCGCCCCACCATCGGGCCCGGCTACGAGGGGTTGTAATGCGCGGCGCCGTGCTCTGCAGGCGGCGTGCGGGTGCGTGCGCGCTCGCGGTCCGCTCGTCCCGGCCGGAGCGTCGAGGCGGGGCCCGGCGACGTGGCATCGTGGGTCCCCCCTCACGGAGGAGATTCCATGGACGCCCCCACGCTCACGAAGCACCTGGAGAAGCACCTCCGCGTCGCCACCTTCCCCGTCGGCGTGCGGACGCTCGCTCCGGGCGAGCCGTTGCCGGCGAAGGCGAAGCGGCCGTCGAGGGACCTCGGGGGGCCGGTGGCGATCTGCCAGGGCGTCGCGCTCGCGCGCCGTTACGGGTGGACGCTCGCCTTCACGGGCGAGGATCTCGCCTGCCCCATCGCCAAGGCGGCCTTCGGGTTCGAGGACCGCATCCCCTACTACGAGCGGGGATCGCTCGCGGAGGGGATGTACGCGGCCTGCCAGGAGGCCGGCGCCGCGTTCGAGGCGGCGCTGCCGCGCCTGGAGCGCGGCGCGATCTCCGCGATCGCCGTCGGCCCGCTCGAGCGGGTGAGCTTCGAGCCGGAGACGGTGGTCGTCTACGGCAACTCGGCGCAGGTGCTCCGCCTCGTGAACGCCTCCCTCTACGCGAAGGGCGGCAGCTTCACGGCCCAGTTCACGGGGCGTGGCGACTGCGCCGACATCGTCATCCGCACGCGCCAGGCGCAGGCGCCGCAGCTCGTCCTGCCCTGCTACGGCGACCGCCTCTTCGGCCTCGCCGCGGACGACGAGCTCGCGTTCACGTTCCCCTTCGCGATGGCGGACGAGATCGTCGCGGGCCTGGAGGGGACGAGCAAGGGCGGGATCCGCTACCCCGTCCCGGTCTTCGCGTTGCGGACGCAGCCCGCCTTCCCGCCGAGCTACGTCGAGCTCGAGCGACGCTGGCGGGCCGGCGAGGAGTAGCGCGGCTCGAGCGCCGGGATCACCCTGCCTGGCGCGAGCCCGTCGGGAGCTCCCGCCGCTCGTCCGGCGCCGCCGCCTGCGCGGGGTCGGGCCGCGTCTTCCAGCGCTGGTGCATCCAGACCCACTCGGCGGGGTGACGCCGGATCGCCTGCTCCTGCACGGCGGCGCACGCCGCGGTCACCCGGAGGACCTCGGCCTCGCGGTCCGGCGCCGTGGCGTCGGCGGGGATCTCGACGACCTCGAGGCGGTGACCGTCCCGGGGGCCCGGCCCGCGGCGCGAGCAGGTCACGACGAGGAGCGTCGCGCCGAACCGCAGCGCGAGGTCGGCGGGCGCCCGCGGCGTCGCGGCGAGCCGGCCGAAGAACGGCACGAACACGCTCTGCACGTCGCGGATGTCCTGATCGATGAGGATGCCGAGCGCGCCGCCCTGGCGGAAGAGCTTCAGCATGTTGCGGCCGGTGGCCGGGTCGTCGCGCCAGAAGGTGCCGACGCCGCTGTCGGCGCGGAACCGCTCCGCCAGCGCGTCGAGGCTGGGGTGCCAGCTGCGCTTCGCGATCGCGGCGTTCGGCTGGACGTAGCGGGACAGCCGGGAGGTGAGCTCCCAGTTCCCGATGTGCCCGAGCACGAAGATGATCCCCTTCTTCCGCGCCCACGCCCGCTCGACCGTCGCGACGGCCTCCGCGGGCGCCTCGACGTACTCGTCCAGGCGATGGGCCCACTGGCGCATCGTGATCGCCTCGCCGGCCACGCGGCCCAGGTTGACGAGGCTCTCGCGCGCGATCGCGTCCCGCTCGGCGTCGCTCTTCTCCGGGAACGCCACGGCGAGGCTCGCGCGCATGTCGCGGCGCAGCGCCGGCGAGAGGAACCACCCGAGCCGCCCGAGGAGCGCGCCGAGCGCGAACGCCAGGCCCGGCGGCAGCGCCATGAGCGCTCGCACCGCGGCCCGGATCACCGCCGCGCGCGCGGCGCGCCGCGTTCGCTTCCAGCTCGCTCCGCCCATCACCCCGCCCGGCGCGAGAGGTTCTCCGCCGCCTCGAGCAGGCCCCGCAGCTCGGGCGTCGGCTCGCGGGAGCGATCGCCGTGACGGATGGCGCGCCGCAGGCGGCTCACCGCCTGTGCGAACTCCACGTCGGCGTGCCCACGCGAGACGAGCAGCTCCTCCAGCTTGCGGATCCGGCCTTTGAGCTCCTTGAAGTTCTCGTTCACGCGGTCCTCCCTCGCCACCCGGTCCAAAGCCATCCGATAGCCCACCTCTGCCCCACTGCGGGGACCAGAGCTCGTCTTCAGCCGCGCGGGGCGCACGCCGGCGCCGCGCGGGGCGTCGCCCGCGCGAGCGGACAGGAGGCGTACGGAAGGCCGAGCGGGTGGGCGCTCGCTCGTCCCGGTCGCCACGCCCGGTCCCGGCGACGCCGGATCCTTTTACGCCCGGAGTGCTCCGCTGGGAAGCCCCCGCAGCGCGTCAGCCTGGCCCCGGGCCGGCCGGAATTCACGGTTCGTCATGACACCAGCGGCGCGGCCGACCGCCATGGGGCGAGCTTCGGGGCGCGTTCGCGGTTATGCTCGACATCTCATGGCCGCCGCGCGCTTCACCCGGTCCGTTCGCGGGCACCTCGTCGCGATCGAGCGGGTCGACACTCGCCTGTGGCGCGTCACCGTCGACGGGCACCTGCTCGCGAGCTTCTGCTCCGAGAGCCGTGCCCGCGCGGCGGGGACCGCGGAGGCGCGGCGCCTCGAGCTGGTCGCGAACGAGGGGCGCCACCGGCGCTGACGGCCGGGCCCCTCCCTCGCCGGATGGCTCCCCTCGACGCAGAGGAGCCCCGCCGGGCAGGCGGGGCTCCCTCGGACGGCCTCGGGGGGCCCTCGTCGCCCGCCGCTAGACGGCGAGCACGTAGTCGCCCGCGCGCACCAGGTCGACCTCCACCTGCTCGCGCGGCTCCACGTCGTACAGCTTCTCGTGCGGAGTCATGAGCACGGCCTGGATCAGCTCGGCCGTGCGCGCCCGGCGCTCGCGCTGCACCTGCTTCGGATCGAGCTCGATGAACTTCTCGTCCGGGGTGATCTTGAAGAGCGGCTGTCCCTTCTGGACGACCGTCCCGTCCGGACCGGTCATGAGGACCCGGTCGATCGTGCCGGAGAACGGCGCGCGGACGGTGTTGAACATCTTCATGACCTCGATGATGTAGAGCGCCTGCCCCTTGTCGAAGTGCACGCCCTCGCTGACGAAGGGCGGCCTCCCCGGCGCCTCCTGGCGGTAGAGCATGCCGCCGAACGGCGCCACCAGCTCGTCCGCCTTGGTCGCCGGCGGCGGCACGAGCACCTTCTTCATGCGCGCCTGGAGCTCCGGGTCGTTGAGGTGGGCGGGGATGGTGACGTCGAGGTTCTGCTCCACGCGGAAGTCGAAGAACTTCACCGCCTCGGCGACCATGAAGAGGAGCCCCAGCAGCTCGTTCCCGGCCTCGTAGCCGAGGTGCGCGGCGCGGATCTGCGTCCAGGTCTCCGCGTCGTAGCCGCCCTGCGGCGCCTCGCTCTTCAGGATGTCGTTCAGCTTGTAGAACTCCTCCTTCTTCAGGCCGAACGTCTCGCGGAGCGCCACGTAGAAGCGGATCGACTTCTGCAGGAGCTCGTGATCGTGCTGCCAGATCACCTCGGCCGCGGGCGCCTTCGGATCCCACGCCATGTTCAGGTACTCGTACGTGTCGTTGAGCACGCCGAGCGGGTTGCGGATCCACACCACCTTGCCGTTCTCGAGCCGGTAGTGCTTGCGGTTCAGGCTGAGCCAGCCGGCGAGCAGGTGCGGCTCCTCGAGCAGGCGATCCATGACGCGGGTGAGGAGCGTGAGCTTCCGGTCGATCACCTCGGCCATCGCCTTGACGACGGACGGATCGCCCGGGCTCTCCTTCGCGATCT includes:
- a CDS encoding lysophospholipid acyltransferase family protein; protein product: MRALMALPPGLAFALGALLGRLGWFLSPALRRDMRASLAVAFPEKSDAERDAIARESLVNLGRVAGEAITMRQWAHRLDEYVEAPAEAVATVERAWARKKGIIFVLGHIGNWELTSRLSRYVQPNAAIAKRSWHPSLDALAERFRADSGVGTFWRDDPATGRNMLKLFRQGGALGILIDQDIRDVQSVFVPFFGRLAATPRAPADLALRFGATLLVVTCSRRGPGPRDGHRLEVVEIPADATAPDREAEVLRVTAACAAVQEQAIRRHPAEWVWMHQRWKTRPDPAQAAAPDERRELPTGSRQAG
- a CDS encoding PLP-dependent aspartate aminotransferase family protein; this encodes MTERSSLRTRAVAGEPVDPTYRAIGTPVVQATSFVVEPGEVGFSAADMQEEQPYFYGRWGSPTVRVLEQRLADLDDGEDAVCFASGMAAASGLLLHLLRAGDHAIVSDVCYAGVAELCAGALRRLGVEITFADLSDLEEVRGALRPGTRLVYAETPVNPTLRLADVEALADLAHRAGAALAVDSTIATPFGLRPLALGADYVLHSLTKYACGHGDALGGVVVGRRAAMAALRQDALVHLGAAMSPSSASLILRGLVTLPLRMRAHEEGARAVAEFLERHPRVRRVLYPGLASHPQAELARRQLQNASGLLAFVADGGDALARRLAERLRLILYAVSLGKHRSLVYFLPTEDLLRTSFPLQGDKAARFRAVAGEGLFRLSVGLEAPEEIVADLEQALR
- the hpnA gene encoding hopanoid-associated sugar epimerase, which translates into the protein MTGSLDDSGSAPGASGRVLVTGATGFLGANVARLLLERGVEVRALVRAFSPRTNVDGLPIELVEGDLRDAEAVRRAVRGCRRVFHVAADYRFWARDPRELYASNVEGTVHVMEACLAEGVERVVYTSTVGTIGLAAAPAPCDEHTPLVAGQLTSHYKRSKLEAERAALSYVARGLPVVVVNPSAPVGAWDVKPTPTGRILLDFALGKLPAFVDTGLNVVHARDVAEGHLLAAARGRVGERYILGHRNMTLAEILAEAGAILGRPAPRLRLPYAAALAVGALDTALSRLTHRPPTVALEAVRMSRRRMFFDAGKAVRELGLPQTPVRRAFEDAIAWFAERGYLAGAGQGRTAWASR
- a CDS encoding YhjD/YihY/BrkB family envelope integrity protein gives rise to the protein MNATALHHPLDRLRAFFSARIWDARPAELPRAKAALFRVSRLGYSTVRGFLDNRLTVRAAALTYYSILSVVPFLAFAFAVLKGFGAYRTFIGEIVRPYLADTFGANPALHQATERILEFVERTDVSRLGALGLVVLVYTSVSLVSSIEVALNDVFGAKTTRPFLRQITDYVTLLVTTPILVFAAATISTAAQSSSVIVFLRERLGLGPAIDFALGFTPVAVVCLALFAMYTILPNVRVRPFSALLGAAVAALGWQGALVLHVQLQMGVAKYNALYSVLSALPIFLVWSYVSWLIVLVGAEIAASHQNEQIVRQRLRGKRADQALKETLAVAAGAQIARDFLAGGPRRSAPELAALLEVPPPVIEEILEALVRAGLLVRAAVAQHVGYVPGRDLDDIRASDLRDALRREPQAEDVRAAVERRLGPELQRLIHADQDERRASPLNATLRELAAVAPETRPVAPPGERDGRPALPEEAEVLDAKQPETPA
- a CDS encoding DUF169 domain-containing protein → MDAPTLTKHLEKHLRVATFPVGVRTLAPGEPLPAKAKRPSRDLGGPVAICQGVALARRYGWTLAFTGEDLACPIAKAAFGFEDRIPYYERGSLAEGMYAACQEAGAAFEAALPRLERGAISAIAVGPLERVSFEPETVVVYGNSAQVLRLVNASLYAKGGSFTAQFTGRGDCADIVIRTRQAQAPQLVLPCYGDRLFGLAADDELAFTFPFAMADEIVAGLEGTSKGGIRYPVPVFALRTQPAFPPSYVELERRWRAGEE
- a CDS encoding universal stress protein; its protein translation is MAIFKHVLAATDFSETSGRALETAVAIAREAGAELSVVHVCEIPPYTDFASPVDLVTPITDVAETKLEQLLSSIRDVCPAAKGYVRVGAPWEQLLATAAERGADLVVVGTHGRRGFAHAMMGSVAERVVRLSPVPVLTVRSRIPG